In Sardina pilchardus chromosome 8, fSarPil1.1, whole genome shotgun sequence, a genomic segment contains:
- the LOC134088458 gene encoding major histocompatibility complex class I-related gene protein-like isoform X2 encodes MLVCGDISEGMGHRMLSLKDHFNKTHGIQTLQRLTGCELLGNDEEGRMVVMEAFDGESGDVVYYNKHESSFLTDLKWPIKYSEIYKNYVKYALKELFHPLCMKILRKYLRKEKNRIVKKVKPRVRLLQKADSGGAEVTCLATGFYPRHINLTLLRDGQPVSDHQVTGGELLPNGDETYQMRKSLEVSAEELQHHHYTCTAEHLSLDNMVKIIIEAEPHPDNLPPLSLLIGLLVVTIVCLISAIIVLGIWRWRKRRRRRSSSLSPEECHTSST; translated from the exons ATGTTGGTATGTGGGGACATTTCTGAGGGTATGGGACACAGAATGCTGTCTCTGAAGGATCACTTCAACAAAACACATG GAATCCAAACTCTGCAGAGACTGACCGGTTGTGAACTATTAGGAAATGATGAAGAGGGACGAATGGTTGTAATGGAGGCTTTTGATGGTGAAAGTGGAGATGTGGTCTACTACAACAAACATGAGAGCTCATTCCTGACTGACTTGAAATGGCCAATTAAATACAGTGAAATATACAAAAACTATGTCAAG TATGCATTAAAAGAGCTGTTCCATCCTCTATGCATGAAAATACTCAGAAAGTACCTGAGGAAGGAAAAGAATCGCATAGTGAAAAAAG TGAAGCCAAGAGTCAGGCTCCTCCAGAAGGCAGACTCTGGAGGAGCCGAAGTGACCTGTCTGGCCACTGGTTTCTACCCCCGTCACATCAACCTGACCCTGCTCAGAGACGGCCAGCCTGTGTCTGACCACCAGGTCACTGGGGGGGAGCTGCTACCTAATGGAGATGAGACGTACCAGATGAGGAAGAGCCTGGAGGTCAGTGCAGAGGAACTACAGCATCACCACTACACCTGCACAGCTGAACACCTCAGCCTGGACAACATGGTCAAGATTATCATAG AAGCTGAGCCACATCCTGATAACCTGCCCCCACTTTCTTTGCTGATTGGCCTGCTGGTTGTGACAATTGTTTGTCTAATTTCTGCTATCATTGTTTTGGGGatatggagatggaggaagagaagaagaagaagaag ctccagcttgtCTCCAGAGGAATGCCACACCAGCAGCACCTGA
- the LOC134088454 gene encoding tripartite motif-containing protein 16-like protein, giving the protein MAELTPSNQELFTCAICLDLLKDPVTVNCGHSYCMDCIMVCWDQEDQKGVYSCPQCRQTYKPRPVLNKNTIFAELVEQFRKSRIQPVVPAPVVCAGAGYAECDDRKQTHFRETQRKFQQRILEREKELQELRKAVETLKSSAQAAVEDSERIFTEMVRSIERRRSEVTELIRGQEKAEVSRAEEHLKQLEQEIAELKRRNAELEQLSHTEDHIHFLKTLQSVSSTPETEDVSSTCVDQSLSFEAVKKSVSSLQGKLEDFCKEELMKISAAVVTEVQAVLPSEPTAREDFLPYSYHFTLDPNTANVKLHLSEGNRRVERRDELHSYPDDHPERFDGYPQVLCREGVSGRCYWEVEWSGKDGVYIAVSYKSISRRGWGAERVFGCNNQSWSLYLTSFSCFFWHNNKRITLPLVASSRIGVYVDHRAGTLAFYSISDTMTLLHRVQTTFTHSLYPGLRLQMGSSVKLL; this is encoded by the exons ATGGCAGAATTGACTCCAAGTAACCAGGAGCTTTTTACGTGCGCGATTTGTCTGGATCTCCTAAAGGATCCAGTCACTGTTAATTGTGGACACAGTTACTGTATGGACTGCATTATGGTCTGCTGGGATCAGGAAGATCAGAAGGGAgtctacagctgcccccagtgcagacAGACTTACAAACCAAGACCCgttttaaacaaaaacacaatttttGCTGAGCTTGTGGAACAGTTCAGGAAGAGCAGAATTCAACCTGTTGTTCCTGCTCCTGTTGTATGTGCTGGAGCTGGATATGCGGAGTGTGACGACAGGAAACAG ACACACTTCAGAGAGACCCAGAGGAAATTTCAGCAGAGAatcttggagagagagaaggagctgcaggagctgaggaAGGCTGTGGAGACACTCAAG AGCTCTGCACAGGCAGCAGTGGAGGACAGTGAGAGGATCTTTACTGAGATGGTCCGCTCCATTGAGAGAAGGCGCTCTGAGGTGACGGAGCTGATCAGAGGTCAGGAGAAGGCTGAGGTGAGTCGGGCTGAAGAACATCTGAAGCAACTGGAGCAGGAGAttgctgagctgaagaggagaaatGCTGAACTGGagcagctttcacacacagaggaccacATCCATTTCCTCAAG ACACTCCAGTCAGTGAGCAGCACACCTGAGACTGAGGACGTGTCCAGCACCTGTGTTGACCAAAGCCTCTCTTTTGAGGCTGTGAAGAAATCTGTCTCCTCTCTACAGGGGAAGCTGGAGGATTTCTGCAAAGAGGAACTCATGAAGATATCTGCAGCAG TAGTGACTGAAGTGCAGGCTGTTTTGCCTTCTGAACCTACAGCCAGAGAGGATTTCCTACCAT acTCCTATCACTTCACACTGGATCCAAACACAGCTAATGTAAAACTCCACCTGTCTGAGGGGAAccggagggtggagaggagagatgagctCCACTCATATCCCGATGAtcatccagagagatttgatgggTACCCTCAGGTgttgtgtagagagggtgtgtctggacgctgctactgggaggtggagtggagtggtaaGGATGGTGTTTACATCGCCGTCtcatataaaagcatcagcaggagAGGATGGGGTGCTGAGCGTGTCTTTGGATGCAATAACCAGTCCTGGAGTCTCTATCTCACCAGCTTCAGCTGCTTTTTCTGGCACAATAATAAACGGATTAcgctccctctagtggccagctccagaataggagtgtatgtggatcacagggcaggaactctggccttctacagcatctctgacacaatgaccctcctgcacagagtccagaccacattcactcactcactctacccTGGGTTAAGACTACAAATGGGATCATCAGTGAAGCTGTTGTGA
- the LOC134088458 gene encoding major histocompatibility complex class I-related gene protein-like isoform X1, with the protein MTLSVLLYLVHILSTVQAGGHTLLVFATAINGETAFPEFSALLMLDDCQVGYYDSIHKTVQRRGPNLTDPVDEEDQKDFMLVCGDISEGMGHRMLSLKDHFNKTHGIQTLQRLTGCELLGNDEEGRMVVMEAFDGESGDVVYYNKHESSFLTDLKWPIKYSEIYKNYVKYALKELFHPLCMKILRKYLRKEKNRIVKKVKPRVRLLQKADSGGAEVTCLATGFYPRHINLTLLRDGQPVSDHQVTGGELLPNGDETYQMRKSLEVSAEELQHHHYTCTAEHLSLDNMVKIIIEAEPHPDNLPPLSLLIGLLVVTIVCLISAIIVLGIWRWRKRRRRRSSSLSPEECHTSST; encoded by the exons ATGACACTCTCTGTGCTTTTATATCTAGTTCACATTTTATCAACCGTGCAAGCAG GAGGCCATACTTTACTTGTATTTGCAACTGCCATAAATGGTGAGACTGCATTTCCTGAATTTAGTGCTTTGTTGATGCTTGATGATTGTCAAGTAGGATACTATGATTCAATTCATAAAACGGTTCAACGCAGAGGTCCAAATCTCACTGACCCTGTAGATGAAGAGGATCAGAAGGATTTTATGTTGGTATGTGGGGACATTTCTGAGGGTATGGGACACAGAATGCTGTCTCTGAAGGATCACTTCAACAAAACACATG GAATCCAAACTCTGCAGAGACTGACCGGTTGTGAACTATTAGGAAATGATGAAGAGGGACGAATGGTTGTAATGGAGGCTTTTGATGGTGAAAGTGGAGATGTGGTCTACTACAACAAACATGAGAGCTCATTCCTGACTGACTTGAAATGGCCAATTAAATACAGTGAAATATACAAAAACTATGTCAAG TATGCATTAAAAGAGCTGTTCCATCCTCTATGCATGAAAATACTCAGAAAGTACCTGAGGAAGGAAAAGAATCGCATAGTGAAAAAAG TGAAGCCAAGAGTCAGGCTCCTCCAGAAGGCAGACTCTGGAGGAGCCGAAGTGACCTGTCTGGCCACTGGTTTCTACCCCCGTCACATCAACCTGACCCTGCTCAGAGACGGCCAGCCTGTGTCTGACCACCAGGTCACTGGGGGGGAGCTGCTACCTAATGGAGATGAGACGTACCAGATGAGGAAGAGCCTGGAGGTCAGTGCAGAGGAACTACAGCATCACCACTACACCTGCACAGCTGAACACCTCAGCCTGGACAACATGGTCAAGATTATCATAG AAGCTGAGCCACATCCTGATAACCTGCCCCCACTTTCTTTGCTGATTGGCCTGCTGGTTGTGACAATTGTTTGTCTAATTTCTGCTATCATTGTTTTGGGGatatggagatggaggaagagaagaagaagaagaag ctccagcttgtCTCCAGAGGAATGCCACACCAGCAGCACCTGA